From Bombina bombina isolate aBomBom1 chromosome 1, aBomBom1.pri, whole genome shotgun sequence:
TGAATATAATCGGCTACAGTAAAGGTTCAGAACGAACCACAGCTGCTCTCAAACGGTGTGAGTAAAAGTCATATGTCTCGGTCTTAAGGTGAGCAGTGCATATACAATATCAAGAGGTGGTTTAGTttgctgacagcttggagattaaTTTTGCTTATATCACTGATTGTTTGACACCTGACTTTCCTTCTGACACAGAAACAAAGTTACTGTTCAAATCCTCGACACATCAAAGGCGTTTCAAAGCCCCCCGGTTTGgacattgtatctatgtatgttttGCCGAGGGTCTGGCCAGATACATTATATGGATAACCATCAATTCATATTGCATAGCAATTCTACAAATTGGACATTTTTGTCTCAAGCGATGAATATTTGGTGTTAATTGTGCAAACACATTGctagcatatttttatttttatttttctctttttctctttatctatttttatccttttttcTGATAATAACTTTTATTGTGGTATTCCagctagaatatatatttattattttttatctttcactTTTGTGCATTTTTCATTGTCTTTTATATTTCATTGTGTTATAAAACAGGGAGACGTCCTTTATATTATGCTcttattttaacctctgtgattaccttgtatctaagcctctgcagactgcccccttatctcagtacttttgacagacttgcattttagcaaatcagtgatgactcttaaataactccacaagagtaagcacaatgttatctatttgacataCATGAACTATCACCATCtcactgtcaaaaactgtcaaataaGAGGCGGTTCAACAGCTTAAAAATCAGTTTATCAGCTGACCtttcaacaaaaaaacaaagcaaatttgatgataaaaataaattggaaagttgttttaaactttcatgattcagatcgaacatGTGATTTTATTTTGCCTAGACTGACCCTTTGAGGGGACAACCCCAAAGGAATATTGGCTGATGGGGCAAGCCTCTACAGGAGAAAAAGTTccttttaatgtataattttgtaACTTTTTATAGCAGCAACAATGTTGTAGACCATTTGGCAGGAGATCTGTTACCTCAAatgtataatagtttaattgttctttaaaaaaaaaagaaactaaccaTAGGGCTTGTTCATAATCCATCGTGCTCGTAGCAACAGCAAATTCTTGTtgtaacttttaatatattttgaatatattGCTTACACAGTTTATTGCTACTAAATAATCTTTTCACCTGCTTCTTTCCTATCTTCTTATAGCAAAGACCAGAGAAACAGTCCCTGAGTACGTCTATGTGTCGGGAGTCACACTGGAAATGCCTCCTTCTCTCCATTCTCATGTTTGTATGTCTGGGTGCAGTGACTTGGTGCCAAGTAACCAGCGTGACCAAGCTCAGCTTCGACAGTTCTCTTAAGGGTAGGTCCATGATCTACCATGGTAGTCCTTGCTCAGATGGTTATGTCTACATCCCCTTGGCTTTCCTTGCTATGCTTTATGTGGTCTACCTTGTAGAATGCTGGCATTTTCATTCAAAAAATGAACTACAGAATAAAGCAGATGTTACCAGTGTTCACGACCAGATACAGCGTATGCGGCAAGCTACACCTTGTATCTGGTGGAAGGCTATCAGCTACCACTTTGTTAGGCGTACTAGACAAGTCACTCGCTACCGACATGGTGATGCTTATACCACTACTCAGGTCTACCATGAACGGGTAAACACTCATGTGGCTGAAGCAGAGTTTGAATACTCCCATTGTGGTATAACGGACATCTCCAAAGATTTATTGGACTTGGAACGTCATCCAGCAACAAAATTGAAATTCACCAAGTGCTTCAGCTTTGCCAACCTAGAGTCTGAAAATTCCTATCTTACTCAGCGTGCCCGATTCTTTACAGAGATTGAGGGACTGGATGACTATATGGAAGCTAGGGAAGGAATGCAGCTGAAAAATGTGGACTTTAAGGAATTAGTAATTGCCTATGTGGATCTAGAACGACTTCCATGGTTTGTTTCACATTATGCTTTCTGGGCAGCAGCAGTACTCATGCTTTCTTGGCCACTGAGAGTTTTTATAGAATATAGAACTGCTCATGTGCATTACCACATTGAAAAACTTTTGGGATTAGACTACCAGGCACCTACAACTGAAGAGGAACCTATATACAGATTCAGAATGCCAAGAGTCAGCACCTTTGACAGTACAGAGCTGGAATGGCACATCTGTACAAACAGACAGTTAATTCCAAGTTATTCTGAGGCAGTGATGATGGATCTCACAGACACATCACTGTGTAATGGCTACTCTTCTTGTGGATACAATGGTGTTTTGCGTACATGTGAAGGTTGCAACAGGACCTCCAGTAATTCTTCCATTTTTTCCCGCCATGCTATGCATAGCTGCAGTGCGGGCCCATCTCACCTCTCTCTCAGCACCAGTCGCTTCTCACTCTGCCAGCTGCATGGATCCCACAGGACAGGGCTCTGGCGCAGCCGCAGTAGTAGTTTGGCAGAAAGAGGTTGCCAGGATGAAAGATGCTGCTCCTATTCTAGCCAGCTGGCAATCAATGAAAATCCACCAACTTACCATGATGCCCGCTTCTTTCCAGTGCTCATAGTCCACCGTCAGGAGGGTTGCCGTAGCAGAAATTTTTGTATCCACCGTTCTTCATGCATGGAGACatcattgtgagggtatatcacaGTGGTTAATGGTGCAGTCACATTTATCAACTCTCTCAACATGGAAGATGCTCAGAATTGTTATTCAATTGAGCTTAAAAAGGCTTCATAGAATAACGTGAATTGGACATGTTTTTCTCCATGGAGGGAAGCATTTTCTTAATGTTATATTAGTATGGcattaaaacagtaataatttatTACTACTAGTGCATCTTTTAAGACTACCGCATTATCATGTCTCTGAAAGGACTTTCACATAATCAGTGAAAGTAAGCAAATCATCTCATCCATACATGGTGCCTGAACCTCAAAATGAATATGCTGCACAACTGTGTAACTTAGTTATAGAATACATGTGCATCACGTTTCTTCCAGAATAATTAGATTTTGCCACAAAGTACATGTATGTTATATTTTGCCTTATTCAGTTGCAGTTATTGAATTTTAACATTTCAATTTACAGTGGGAAAATGAACTATCTTTGCCATTCAATTGCCTAGATTTGCATGAATTTTTATCACAATATGCCGACGTCATGAGGtagtatctataatatatatatcattgtgaattgatgcattctgcacatgaAACATCAATCAGCTACTGTAGATTATACTGTTTATTAATGTATATTACTTTTACTTAGGATTTAAagtaaacaaatatttataaaataaacaaaaccatATAAAGATGTTTTGTGATAAGTTATGGTATCCTTCAGGAGAGGAacattttaattgtaataaatttgtGTTGATTGGTTAATAAAGCTCATTATATAGTCATATGCtgctttaatataaatatttctaaaatacAGTGAATTTTTCCAGGGTTCAGAATATTTCCTTTTATATGCAACTGACTTGCAAAGATGTTATCAGCAATTAAATCATTGTGTTTccacacaatatttaaaataaattaatacagaaataaagacatattttgtatatttgtaatGGAATTACTTAAGCAACTTCAACTGAATAAGGCTCCATCTCATCCTAAACATTTTTAATGGTGAACTTTTAACATGTGGGAccattaatgaaaaaatatatttggtcGCTATGCACATTCAATATTGTGTAACAGGAAGGCAGAAATACTAACTAAATTAGTTTTAAAGTGAGTGACTCAGCATAGAGGGCAGTTTAAAGTATTCCATATATTTATctaatttatctaaaaaaaaaattagattagctACATTTTATAAACCTTTCATGAACTAACCTTTAATTTAGCTGACAACATTCTCCAAGTTATAGACCAAGGGCTAGAAATTATTCAAGTTATGAAGCCAACATGCAAACATCTAGCGATTTTCTCACATTGTCTCCATGTTAGTAACCTTAGTCACAGAGCTCCATATATGGCCCACAAAATAATATCACTTACTGGCAGCGTTTATGATCCCATCCACTATAAAACTGGTACCTATATAGGTGGTATTACTATAGCAAAACCCTAACCATAACTGATGTGATGTTCCCAACCACCTCATGGGGCAGATCAGCTTTTATGTGGAGGGAGGTTAAAGTTAAGATAAGTGATGTGGTGGTTGCAGTAAGGGTTAATTGCAGAAGGGTGCATGAGGTGAGAGTTTTAGGACAGCTTAAAGAAGTTATATAACTGCTTTTAGAATTTGCTGTAAGAAATAGGTTAGTGTGAGCACTGAGGGCTGCCCACAATCATAGCATAAAGCCTCTATTATGTTTTAGTGGCTTTAATAGAAAGTAATAAGTATCACTATTAATTGGGAGTTGCTGCAATGCAGTGTGAAGGCAGAAACACTACTCAGTCCTCAGCTGCTACCAAAGTGTTTTGCATAggatctaggcccatgttggttCCCAACGGCTGTATGGTTGGATAACATACACATTTCTGCCACTATCTATTGGCCGACagaagcacaaatatatatatatttatatatatattatatatatatatatatatatatatattctctgccATATGCTACAATTATTCTTACcacagttttttgtttttcaggAACTCAGAAAGAAAACAAAACGGAAATAGTCTGTCTACT
This genomic window contains:
- the LOC128657190 gene encoding transmembrane protein 151B; the protein is MEDVESESHHVFINGKRKMQPDRNRSDEHVREQQRPEKQSLSTSMCRESHWKCLLLSILMFVCLGAVTWCQVTSVTKLSFDSSLKGRSMIYHGSPCSDGYVYIPLAFLAMLYVVYLVECWHFHSKNELQNKADVTSVHDQIQRMRQATPCIWWKAISYHFVRRTRQVTRYRHGDAYTTTQVYHERVNTHVAEAEFEYSHCGITDISKDLLDLERHPATKLKFTKCFSFANLESENSYLTQRARFFTEIEGLDDYMEAREGMQLKNVDFKELVIAYVDLERLPWFVSHYAFWAAAVLMLSWPLRVFIEYRTAHVHYHIEKLLGLDYQAPTTEEEPIYRFRMPRVSTFDSTELEWHICTNRQLIPSYSEAVMMDLTDTSLCNGYSSCGYNGVLRTCEGCNRTSSNSSIFSRHAMHSCSAGPSHLSLSTSRFSLCQLHGSHRTGLWRSRSSSLAERGCQDERCCSYSSQLAINENPPTYHDARFFPVLIVHRQEGCRSRNFCIHRSSCMETSL